The window GAGTTGTGTCTCGACGACGTCTCGCTCGATGTCGAGGAGGAACTGTACGTCTGGGCGTGTGAAGTCGACGTCAGTGCCGGTGAGACGGCCGATGCGCTTGCCGACTTCGCGGTTGAATTCGGACTTGAACAGTTCGCCGGCGTCTTCGGGGAGGCCAGCACCTTCGCGGAGGAGTATCTCGTTCTCTTCGACCAGCGGTGGTGCTCGCGTCCCGACCTGATACGTCTCGACTTCGACGTCGTCGATGGACGCGGCACAGCGCTCTGCCCAGTCGTCGAAGCGAGCACATTCACCTTCGCAGACCCAGCAGTCTTCGGTGTCGACGGATTCGTACGGTTCGTCTGCGTCGAGGGCGGCGGCGATGCGAAGCGATTGGCCTCGTTCGGCGTTCGTCAACCCGAAACTCCGTTCGGCGAAGGCCCGGCCGAGACAGGCATCACAGACAGGCCCACTCTCGGCGAGGGCACGGGCGTCCTCCAAGATACTCATACTCGGGTTCTCTCGCGGCGCGCGTAACTACCTTACTTTGTTCGAACGCCCACAGAGACTCATCTTCTTGCTGAGACATTCGTCAACATACGCCGGGTGAGGTGTTATCCTGACTCCGAGAAATTTCATGTACGGGGGCGTGATAGTCCGGGCAACAACCGGGTCTCAGGTCGATATCTCGTGTCTATCGGAACACAAACACATCGAAACGTCGCACTGTTCGCAATCCTCGCGGTTCTCTGGGGGACATCCTTCATCGCCATCGAAGTCGGGTTGGAGGTGCTTCCCCCCGCACTCTTCGCTGCACTTCGGTACGACGTGGCCGGTGTCGTGCTGTTCGGCTACGCGTTGTTCGCGGCCGAAGATTGGCGGCCACGCGGCCGAGACGAGTGGGTCGTCGTCGCCGTCGGTGGCACGCTTCTCATCGGTGCACACTTCGCACTCTTGTTCTCCGGCCAGCGGTACGTCACCAGTGGTGTCGCGGCTATCGTTCTCAGCACCTCTCCCATTCTCACGCCACTGTTCGCGTGGTCGATGCTCCCCGACGAACGACTCGACGCTGGCGGGTTCGTCGGCGTCTCCCTGGGTCTCGTCGGAACCGTCGTCATCGCTCTCTCCTCTGGGTCGGTCGGCGGCCAACTCGTGGGCGTCGTCCTCCTCTCTCTCGCCGCCGTGAGTTGGGCGTTCGGCACCGTCCTCGTCAAGCGACTCCCAGGCAACCCACCGGTCGTTCCGATGCAGGCGTGGATGATGCTGCTCGGTGCTGGACTGCTCCACGTCGCGAGTCCCGTCCTCGGCGAACCCGGTATCGCAACCGTCGCGTGGTCACCGCTGGTCGTGGCGGCACTCCTCTTCCTCGCCGTCCTCTGTAGTGCCGCCGGGTTCATCATCTACTTCGTCCTCTTGGACCGTATCGGAGCCATCGAAATCAACCTCGTGAGCTACGCCGTGCCCATCGTCGCCGCACTCAGTGGATGGGCCGTCCTCGGCGAGACCATCGGGTCCGAGACCATCCTCGGGTTCGCCTTCATCCTCTCCGGGTTCGCGCTGATGAAGCGCCGGGCACTCGTCCCGTTCGTTCAGCGCCTCGGCGTCCGTACCGGTATCGTGGCACCCGAAGCAGTCAGTGACTACGAGCACGACGGCGTGCCTGCGGACGACTAAGTGCGCTTCTGTCGGTCGTCGACTGCGCCGAATTGGCCGCGTCTTCGAATAAAAAAGTTCGCTGACGGTTGTTGCTCGGTTACTCGCTGGTCGTGGTCGTCTCGTTTGCAGTCGTCGTGGTATCCGTGGTCGTCTCGTTTGCAGTCGTCGTGGTATCCGTGACCGTCTCGTTTGCAGGTGTCGTCGTGGTCGGCGTGGCCGTCTGGTTCGTCGTCGTGGTTGTCGTCTCGTTAGCCGTCGCCGTCTCGGTCGGCGTGGCTGTCTCTGTCGTCGTCTCTTTGGCGGGTACTTCGTGCGTGGCGAGTACCGATTCGGTGCCGGCGCGACCCACCC is drawn from Haloferax litoreum and contains these coding sequences:
- a CDS encoding DMT family transporter, whose amino-acid sequence is MSIGTQTHRNVALFAILAVLWGTSFIAIEVGLEVLPPALFAALRYDVAGVVLFGYALFAAEDWRPRGRDEWVVVAVGGTLLIGAHFALLFSGQRYVTSGVAAIVLSTSPILTPLFAWSMLPDERLDAGGFVGVSLGLVGTVVIALSSGSVGGQLVGVVLLSLAAVSWAFGTVLVKRLPGNPPVVPMQAWMMLLGAGLLHVASPVLGEPGIATVAWSPLVVAALLFLAVLCSAAGFIIYFVLLDRIGAIEINLVSYAVPIVAALSGWAVLGETIGSETILGFAFILSGFALMKRRALVPFVQRLGVRTGIVAPEAVSDYEHDGVPADD